Proteins from a genomic interval of Sulfurimonas sp. HSL3-2:
- the murF gene encoding UDP-N-acetylmuramoyl-tripeptide--D-alanyl-D-alanine ligase, with amino-acid sequence MDYTLLVSFVTNILFVTTLGWYLITNLQWYDYKIQRVVLNHHKTWWHLIYFIIPFIAYYTTDKFFAIFFYFAVLPSLFMWHRKLDKKLVLTWRVKRFLILLISLTLFQDILCTLKHGCEVYGVFLPLAVAYIGSTLVEKFLFTAYKKEAKNKLKSLDKLQIVCITGSYGKTSIKNFVASILATKYKVYATPRSVNTIGGIVRDINESLPEDTEIYVCEAGAREVDDIRIIAEFLEPQTVVIGKVGPQHLEYFKTMKNIIFTKLQIMKSPRLQKAFIHDSVTDEPHEKVTFFGENISNVEATLEGTSFVLHTRREKNLNLHTKILGEFQTINIDAAVMVAMHLGLDTQQIVKAVEELKPVEHRLQRIDAGGKIILDDGYNGNIDGMLEAVRLCSLHEGRKVIVTPGLVESSDELNLKFIEAVNEVFDIAIVTSSLNAELFDKHLSVANKIILKDKTKLTELLGTTTKAGDIILFANDAPNFI; translated from the coding sequence TTGGATTATACACTTTTAGTCTCATTTGTAACGAATATCCTTTTTGTGACGACACTCGGTTGGTATCTTATAACAAATCTGCAGTGGTACGACTACAAGATCCAAAGAGTCGTACTAAACCATCATAAGACGTGGTGGCATCTTATATATTTCATTATCCCGTTTATCGCTTACTATACGACAGATAAGTTTTTTGCGATATTTTTCTATTTTGCCGTTTTACCGTCTTTATTTATGTGGCACAGAAAACTTGATAAAAAGCTCGTACTGACATGGAGAGTCAAAAGATTTCTGATCCTTCTAATCTCTTTGACACTGTTTCAAGACATACTGTGTACTTTAAAACACGGATGTGAGGTCTACGGTGTATTTTTACCTCTTGCCGTTGCTTACATAGGTTCGACTCTGGTTGAAAAGTTCCTGTTTACTGCCTACAAAAAAGAGGCAAAAAACAAACTCAAGTCATTAGACAAGCTTCAGATTGTCTGTATAACGGGAAGTTACGGAAAGACAAGTATCAAAAACTTTGTAGCCAGCATACTTGCAACAAAATACAAAGTCTACGCGACTCCTAGAAGTGTCAATACGATCGGCGGGATCGTAAGAGATATAAACGAGTCTCTGCCAGAAGACACAGAGATATATGTATGTGAGGCAGGTGCCCGCGAAGTCGATGATATCCGTATTATCGCGGAGTTTTTAGAGCCTCAGACGGTCGTGATCGGTAAAGTCGGTCCTCAGCATCTGGAGTATTTCAAGACGATGAAAAATATCATCTTTACAAAACTGCAGATCATGAAGTCTCCTAGACTGCAAAAAGCTTTTATCCATGACTCTGTGACCGATGAGCCGCATGAGAAAGTGACATTTTTCGGAGAGAACATCTCTAATGTAGAAGCAACGCTTGAGGGAACCTCATTCGTTCTGCATACAAGAAGAGAAAAAAATCTCAATCTTCATACAAAGATACTCGGAGAGTTTCAGACGATAAACATCGATGCTGCGGTAATGGTCGCTATGCATTTGGGTCTGGATACACAGCAGATAGTAAAAGCAGTAGAAGAACTTAAACCTGTCGAGCATAGACTGCAGCGCATCGATGCAGGCGGAAAGATCATACTTGACGACGGTTACAACGGAAATATAGACGGTATGCTCGAAGCTGTGCGTCTGTGCTCGCTTCATGAAGGCAGAAAAGTGATAGTTACACCGGGACTTGTTGAGAGCAGTGACGAACTGAACCTGAAGTTCATAGAAGCAGTAAATGAAGTGTTTGACATAGCCATTGTCACAAGTTCACTCAATGCAGAGCTTTTTGATAAACATTTGAGTGTAGCAAACAAGATAATACTCAAAGACAAGACAAAACTCACAGAGCTTTTAGGCACGACGACGAAAGCGGGTGACATCATCCTTTTTGCCAACGACGCACCGAACTTTATATAA
- a CDS encoding flagellar assembly protein A codes for MAIFGSKKETDIDKNKSIRPTVISTENVAKELIHIAASNRVDLSTLDFNLLEMETLTRKKSASKEEVFSEITEQELKEIGKSNLLLDQNFEIKQNYEIEVFTKKENPLYDKFHFSIGVNATMCKVYLTIKEGSFLAHHQNFEEEFLGLLNKKKIRANILVGIFDDMVPDVIKKLNSSLLVNERMTFGKTEPILVAESIEPVPTINDEVILHFREKNKKEDTDKVDYSKRNFIQSVVKDELLIEYIKPKKGTPGRNCRGEFIDVPEPTANNVPTFKVSDNISVVETEDTTEYRANKNGYIVFENETYEIKDELDVTEISFKTTGSIETELDADVSLKVKETDAMKDAVGTGMEVEVSELDVEGNIGPKARVIGKRVKIDGQTHKTSYIDAADLTINVHKGTARGDEVHITRLEQGVVVANSVDIKQAIGGNITAKEVVVDLLGSNALVTASHIIEIKKMQGSENRFVIDPLAVESVDEDVGRKENKLDELDQKIKRLKQDRDKYTEMLKKNESTFLEIKKRLMHYKKNNIKMPEAFVKQYKQFQKLQAHLDSVEKELEQQKMKKERLNVSIGTVQDDIFAARIINRDKWVGYNEIKFKLLDPPIDVVYTPIEGSFNTVYALFQTDDDEYIIKAVKE; via the coding sequence ATGGCTATTTTTGGTTCAAAAAAAGAGACTGATATTGATAAAAACAAATCTATACGTCCTACCGTAATAAGTACTGAGAATGTAGCAAAAGAGCTCATTCATATTGCAGCCTCCAACAGAGTCGATCTGTCTACTCTCGATTTTAATCTTTTAGAGATGGAAACACTGACTCGTAAAAAATCAGCTTCGAAAGAGGAAGTGTTTAGTGAGATCACGGAACAAGAACTTAAAGAAATAGGTAAAAGCAACCTGTTACTGGATCAAAACTTTGAGATCAAACAAAACTATGAGATCGAGGTCTTTACAAAAAAAGAGAACCCCCTTTATGATAAATTTCATTTCTCAATAGGCGTAAATGCTACCATGTGTAAGGTCTATCTAACGATAAAAGAGGGATCTTTTCTAGCTCACCATCAAAACTTCGAAGAGGAATTTTTAGGACTTTTAAACAAGAAAAAGATCCGTGCAAATATTTTAGTCGGTATCTTTGATGATATGGTTCCCGATGTCATTAAAAAGCTGAACTCTTCACTTCTGGTCAATGAGCGTATGACTTTTGGAAAGACAGAGCCTATTTTAGTAGCAGAGAGTATCGAACCGGTGCCGACGATCAATGATGAAGTGATCTTGCATTTTAGAGAGAAAAATAAAAAAGAGGATACGGATAAGGTAGATTATTCAAAACGTAACTTTATTCAAAGTGTCGTTAAAGATGAACTTTTAATAGAGTATATTAAGCCAAAAAAAGGGACTCCGGGCAGAAACTGCAGAGGAGAGTTCATAGATGTTCCAGAACCGACGGCTAATAATGTGCCTACATTTAAAGTAAGTGATAATATCTCTGTCGTAGAAACTGAAGACACAACCGAATATAGAGCGAATAAAAACGGTTATATCGTTTTTGAAAATGAGACTTATGAGATCAAAGATGAACTTGATGTCACTGAGATAAGCTTTAAGACTACGGGTTCTATCGAGACGGAACTTGATGCGGATGTCAGCTTAAAAGTCAAAGAGACGGATGCGATGAAAGATGCTGTAGGAACAGGCATGGAAGTCGAAGTAAGCGAACTGGATGTCGAGGGCAACATCGGTCCAAAAGCACGAGTTATAGGCAAAAGAGTAAAAATCGACGGTCAGACGCATAAGACCTCATATATCGATGCGGCAGACCTGACTATAAATGTCCATAAAGGTACGGCTCGTGGTGATGAAGTCCATATAACAAGATTAGAGCAGGGTGTCGTAGTAGCAAATAGCGTGGATATAAAACAGGCCATAGGCGGAAACATCACGGCCAAAGAGGTAGTCGTCGACCTTCTTGGTTCCAATGCGCTTGTTACCGCGTCTCATATCATCGAAATCAAAAAGATGCAGGGAAGTGAGAACAGGTTTGTCATCGATCCTCTTGCTGTTGAGAGCGTAGATGAAGATGTAGGTAGAAAAGAGAATAAGCTCGATGAACTTGACCAGAAAATCAAGAGATTAAAACAAGATAGAGACAAGTATACCGAGATGCTTAAAAAGAACGAAAGTACTTTTCTGGAGATCAAAAAAAGACTTATGCACTACAAGAAAAACAACATAAAGATGCCAGAAGCATTTGTCAAGCAGTATAAACAGTTTCAAAAGCTGCAGGCACACCTCGATAGTGTAGAAAAAGAACTAGAACAGCAAAAGATGAAAAAAGAGCGTCTAAACGTGTCTATAGGTACCGTTCAAGATGATATCTTTGCAGCTAGGATCATAAACAGGGATAAATGGGTCGGATACAACGAGATCAAGTTCAAGCTGCTTGATCCTCCTATAGATGTTGTCTATACACCGATAGAGGGCTCTTTCAATACTGTGTATGCTCTGTTTCAAACTGATGATGATGAATATATAATTAAGGCTGTAAAAGAATGA
- the ruvA gene encoding Holliday junction branch migration protein RuvA, whose product MIVGVEGTIEYKDPSVVHVNVNGVIYEVFISLQSYSALQKERVKLFTSHIIREDAQLLFGFIDRSEKVMFERLIKINGVGPKVAMAICSTFTASAFATVINNNDVTGLKKVPGIGPKSAGRILVELSGFDAVLVSNESATSSTAVNEASLALESLGFKKEHISKVLSDCSSEDTASLVKEALKKLQKI is encoded by the coding sequence ATGATAGTAGGCGTAGAAGGCACGATAGAGTATAAAGACCCCAGTGTCGTACATGTAAATGTAAACGGTGTGATATATGAGGTGTTTATCTCCTTACAGTCATATTCGGCACTTCAAAAGGAGAGAGTGAAGCTTTTTACCTCTCATATCATCCGTGAGGATGCTCAACTTCTTTTCGGTTTTATAGACAGATCGGAAAAAGTTATGTTTGAAAGGCTCATAAAGATAAACGGTGTCGGTCCAAAGGTAGCCATGGCGATCTGTTCGACATTTACGGCATCTGCATTTGCAACTGTCATCAACAACAATGATGTGACAGGACTAAAAAAAGTACCGGGAATAGGTCCTAAAAGTGCAGGGCGCATCTTGGTGGAACTTAGCGGTTTTGATGCCGTACTGGTCTCAAACGAGTCGGCGACAAGTTCGACTGCTGTGAATGAAGCTTCACTTGCACTGGAGAGTCTAGGATTTAAAAAAGAGCATATATCAAAAGTGCTTAGTGACTGTTCAAGCGAAGATACGGCTTCACTCGTAAAAGAAGCATTGAAAAAACTACAAAAGATTTAA
- a CDS encoding D-alanine--D-alanine ligase, giving the protein MKLAILFGGASFEHEISIVSAITVKEKLVGFDLEFIFCDQDHNFYLIEPSRMKAVTFSKGEHKKMPRLTLDNGGFVKKSLFSKELVGTAVLNLIHGADGEDGIIASMLDFYGIPFIGPRTSACVFSFDKRYTKYLCDAIGVKSVAYQTLNKNDERKVDVSYPFIIKPARLGSSIGVSVVKEEKELDYALDVAFEFDENVIIEPFIVGVKEYNLAGCMIDGEIKFSIVEEPQKNEFLDFEKKYMDFSRSATVSSAEIDDKLVSELQNTFAKIYTNLFEGALIRCDFFVVDGEVYLNEINPIPGSMANYLFDDFSKTISGLLSSLPKEKRASVSYQYIHSISSAKGK; this is encoded by the coding sequence TTGAAATTAGCTATATTATTCGGTGGTGCAAGTTTTGAGCATGAGATCAGCATCGTAAGTGCTATCACGGTAAAAGAGAAGTTGGTCGGATTTGATTTAGAGTTTATATTTTGTGACCAAGACCATAATTTTTATTTAATAGAACCTTCACGTATGAAGGCCGTGACTTTTTCAAAAGGTGAGCATAAAAAGATGCCTCGTCTTACTTTGGACAACGGCGGGTTTGTCAAAAAATCACTTTTCTCTAAAGAGCTTGTGGGAACTGCTGTATTAAACCTTATACACGGAGCTGACGGCGAAGACGGCATTATCGCTTCTATGCTTGATTTCTACGGCATACCGTTTATCGGTCCCCGTACTTCTGCTTGTGTATTCAGTTTCGATAAACGTTATACAAAGTATCTTTGTGATGCCATAGGTGTAAAAAGTGTAGCGTATCAGACGTTAAATAAAAATGATGAGCGTAAAGTCGATGTGTCTTATCCGTTTATCATCAAGCCTGCACGTCTTGGAAGTTCTATCGGGGTGAGTGTTGTCAAAGAGGAAAAAGAGCTTGACTATGCACTGGATGTCGCTTTTGAGTTTGATGAAAACGTCATAATCGAACCGTTTATAGTCGGTGTCAAAGAGTACAATCTTGCAGGTTGTATGATAGACGGCGAGATCAAGTTCTCTATTGTAGAGGAACCTCAGAAAAACGAGTTCCTGGATTTTGAGAAAAAATATATGGACTTCTCTCGTTCGGCGACAGTCTCTTCAGCCGAGATAGACGATAAACTGGTATCTGAACTTCAAAACACTTTTGCAAAGATATATACAAATCTTTTTGAAGGTGCACTTATCAGATGTGACTTCTTTGTAGTTGACGGTGAAGTGTATCTAAATGAGATAAACCCGATCCCAGGCTCTATGGCAAACTATCTCTTTGATGATTTTTCAAAGACTATAAGCGGACTTCTAAGCTCACTTCCAAAAGAGAAAAGAGCAAGTGTAAGTTATCAGTATATCCACTCTATTTCAAGTGCAAAGGGCAAGTAA
- a CDS encoding alpha/beta hydrolase — translation MAIKSIQYDRHTFDISYEIVNPEAKIDMIVLHGWGSNKNLMKQAFSPYLNKFRHIYIDLPGFGNSPCNMTLKTSDYARIIELFMVHINASKDIIMGHSFGGKVAVLLQPDVLVLLSSAGIYTKKSLKVKLKIALFKMLKIFGFSKIRKYFVAEDAKSLNSHMYETFKNVVNEDFSTQFKESNSKALLCWGEDDTATPLSSGEKIDELMKDSQLIVYPGDHYFFMQNAKSISKLIEDTFLKRLEK, via the coding sequence GTGGCGATTAAATCTATACAATACGATAGACACACTTTTGACATCAGTTATGAGATAGTCAATCCCGAAGCGAAGATAGATATGATCGTCCTACACGGCTGGGGGTCGAATAAAAACCTTATGAAACAGGCATTTTCGCCGTATCTAAACAAGTTCCGCCATATCTACATCGATCTTCCGGGATTTGGAAACTCACCGTGCAATATGACACTGAAGACGTCTGACTATGCACGTATAATCGAACTTTTTATGGTTCATATCAATGCTTCAAAAGATATCATTATGGGGCACTCTTTCGGCGGTAAAGTGGCAGTCTTGCTTCAGCCTGATGTCTTGGTACTGCTTTCAAGTGCAGGGATATATACCAAAAAAAGTCTCAAAGTGAAACTCAAGATCGCTTTGTTTAAGATGCTTAAGATTTTCGGTTTTTCAAAGATAAGAAAGTATTTTGTAGCAGAAGATGCAAAGAGCTTAAACTCTCATATGTATGAAACGTTTAAAAACGTCGTCAACGAGGACTTTTCGACTCAGTTTAAAGAGTCGAACTCTAAAGCGCTTCTATGCTGGGGTGAAGATGATACGGCGACACCTCTTAGCAGCGGAGAAAAGATAGATGAGTTGATGAAAGACTCTCAGTTGATCGTTTACCCGGGAGACCACTATTTCTTTATGCAAAATGCCAAGTCTATCTCAAAACTTATCGAAGATACATTTCTAAAAAGATTGGAGAAATAA
- a CDS encoding TRAP transporter small permease subunit, with the protein MKKKIDQFTLYIGYFAAFVLSLLVFLIVYDALARYIFSEGSTALQELEWHLFDLIMLFSIAYTLKKSAHVRVDIFYNSYSHRTKTIINLIAALFFVIPFSLLIVYEGLHFVELSFIQMEGSSDPGGLPYRFIVKSLMPLGFIFLIMQALKEVLTCKEELTK; encoded by the coding sequence ATGAAAAAAAAGATAGATCAGTTTACGCTCTACATCGGATACTTTGCGGCATTCGTTTTGTCGCTGCTTGTATTTTTGATCGTGTACGATGCGTTGGCTAGATATATCTTTTCCGAGGGCTCGACGGCACTGCAAGAGCTAGAATGGCATCTGTTTGACCTTATCATGCTTTTTTCCATCGCTTATACGCTTAAAAAGAGTGCACACGTAAGAGTGGATATCTTTTACAACTCCTACTCTCACAGAACTAAAACTATTATCAACCTTATCGCGGCACTTTTTTTTGTTATTCCTTTCTCGCTTCTTATAGTCTATGAAGGGCTGCATTTTGTGGAGCTGAGTTTCATTCAGATGGAGGGTTCATCCGATCCGGGAGGACTTCCTTACCGTTTTATAGTCAAATCTTTGATGCCGCTCGGGTTTATATTTTTGATCATGCAGGCACTCAAAGAGGTGCTTACATGTAAAGAGGAGCTGACAAAATGA
- a CDS encoding TRAP transporter large permease subunit produces MIALLMFAVVLILLLIGIPVAFAFGTVAIVFAAFIPGLGFEVFDILPFRIYGIMNNTTLMAVPLFIAMGLILEKSMMAEKLLSSMSMLFRGVRGGLGVSVVLVGAMLAASTGIVSASVVMMSVIALPLMLKAGYDKSLAAGTVAASGTLGQIIPPSIILIILGDVMSVSVGDLFKAAILPGLVLVGLYIVYILFISYIKPEVAPVYEVDEKISVKELLISLFPPLLLMVSVLGSIFAGIASPTESAAFGVVGALLLSFINRSLDWQMVKYASLETVKLTGMIFMILFGATAFSLVFNELGGTDMILEFFSNDIGDVWVFIAVAMFAVFILGFFIDFIEISFIIVPILVPIMHAFGIDPIWFAVLIALNLQASFLTPPFGLALFFLKGASKEITTMQIYRGIIPFILLQLAALCIVIFFPDLVFAFL; encoded by the coding sequence ATGATAGCTCTTTTAATGTTTGCAGTCGTACTGATCCTTTTACTTATCGGCATACCTGTCGCGTTTGCATTCGGTACTGTCGCCATAGTCTTTGCGGCGTTTATACCGGGACTTGGATTTGAGGTGTTTGACATTCTTCCGTTTAGGATCTACGGGATCATGAACAACACGACGCTTATGGCTGTCCCGCTTTTCATCGCAATGGGTCTTATACTTGAAAAATCGATGATGGCTGAGAAACTTTTAAGCTCTATGAGTATGCTCTTTCGCGGTGTACGCGGCGGACTTGGAGTAAGCGTCGTGCTTGTGGGTGCGATGCTTGCTGCATCTACGGGGATCGTGAGTGCATCTGTCGTCATGATGAGTGTTATCGCGCTGCCTTTGATGTTAAAAGCGGGGTATGACAAAAGTCTTGCAGCGGGAACAGTCGCGGCAAGCGGGACACTTGGACAGATTATCCCGCCTTCAATCATACTTATCATCCTTGGCGATGTCATGAGTGTCAGTGTGGGTGACCTTTTTAAAGCTGCGATATTACCGGGGCTTGTGCTTGTGGGACTCTATATCGTCTATATCCTTTTTATCTCGTATATAAAGCCTGAAGTAGCACCGGTCTATGAAGTGGATGAAAAAATATCGGTTAAAGAGCTTCTTATCTCTCTGTTCCCGCCGCTTCTTTTGATGGTGAGTGTCCTTGGTTCCATCTTTGCAGGGATCGCATCTCCTACAGAATCGGCTGCGTTTGGAGTAGTCGGTGCACTGCTGCTCAGCTTCATAAACCGCTCTCTTGACTGGCAAATGGTCAAATACGCATCTTTAGAGACTGTAAAACTGACAGGTATGATCTTTATGATACTTTTCGGTGCTACTGCGTTTAGTCTTGTCTTTAACGAACTCGGCGGAACGGACATGATCTTGGAGTTTTTCAGTAACGATATCGGCGATGTCTGGGTGTTTATCGCCGTTGCGATGTTTGCTGTGTTTATACTTGGTTTCTTTATCGATTTTATAGAGATCTCTTTTATCATCGTGCCTATTTTAGTACCGATAATGCACGCTTTTGGCATAGACCCTATCTGGTTTGCGGTTTTAATAGCACTCAATCTTCAGGCATCGTTTTTAACACCTCCGTTTGGGCTGGCACTCTTCTTTTTAAAAGGAGCAAGTAAAGAGATAACGACGATGCAGATATATAGAGGGATCATCCCTTTTATACTTCTGCAGCTTGCAGCTCTTTGTATCGTGATATTTTTCCCAGACCTTGTGTTTGCATTTTTATAA
- the murJ gene encoding murein biosynthesis integral membrane protein MurJ has product MFKAIFTNSFGILFSRILGFIRDLLTASVLGANVYSDIFFIAFKLPNLFRRIFAEGAFTQVFLPSFTRSTKKSLFSVHIFVIFLSIILFITLLVNLVPELATKALAIGFDDKTVELAAPFVAINFYYLSFIFIVTFLSTLLQYKHHFATTAFATGLLNISLIGALLLSKGSADDVIVYYLSWGVVVGGALQLVVHIIAIQRVGLLKIIIGGFKYFNKKALHVKEETRVFRKQFFPAIWGNSTAQVSAFLDTWLASFLAAGSISYLYYSNRVFQLPLALFAIATSIAIFPRVARFIKNNEHEKALAYMQKAFWFLATILMLSTLGGFILSDEIVKILFQRGAFSEVDAVNTSFVLQMYLIGLLPFGLNKLFSLWLYASQLQIKAAKIASYSLISNIVLSLALISPMGAGGLALASTISGFLSFILTVKVFGTKQFLDIITSKKALYWLLAAVLFTFFLLWFKDFINGYI; this is encoded by the coding sequence ATGTTTAAAGCAATTTTTACTAACAGTTTTGGGATACTTTTTTCCAGAATATTGGGATTTATAAGAGATCTTTTAACTGCTTCCGTCCTTGGAGCAAACGTTTACAGCGATATATTTTTCATCGCTTTTAAACTCCCTAACCTTTTTCGCAGAATATTTGCCGAAGGTGCTTTTACTCAAGTCTTTTTACCCTCATTTACGCGTTCGACTAAAAAAAGTCTTTTTTCCGTTCATATATTTGTCATATTTTTATCCATAATCCTTTTTATCACCCTGCTTGTCAACCTAGTTCCTGAACTTGCGACAAAAGCTTTGGCTATAGGGTTTGATGACAAGACCGTTGAACTTGCCGCACCGTTTGTTGCTATAAATTTTTATTATCTCTCTTTCATATTTATAGTCACTTTTTTAAGCACACTTTTACAGTACAAACACCACTTCGCTACGACCGCTTTTGCAACAGGACTTTTAAACATCTCCCTTATCGGCGCATTGCTTCTTTCAAAAGGCTCAGCCGATGACGTAATAGTCTATTATCTAAGCTGGGGAGTCGTCGTAGGCGGGGCTTTACAGCTTGTCGTGCATATTATCGCCATACAGAGAGTCGGTCTTTTAAAGATCATCATCGGCGGTTTTAAATACTTCAACAAAAAAGCTTTACATGTAAAAGAGGAGACGAGAGTCTTTCGCAAGCAGTTTTTTCCCGCTATCTGGGGAAATTCTACTGCACAGGTCTCTGCATTTTTAGATACATGGCTGGCATCGTTTTTGGCAGCTGGTTCTATCAGTTATCTTTACTATTCAAACCGTGTCTTCCAGCTTCCTTTAGCACTCTTTGCCATTGCGACTTCTATCGCGATCTTCCCTCGCGTCGCAAGGTTCATAAAAAATAATGAGCATGAAAAAGCACTTGCATATATGCAAAAAGCATTTTGGTTCTTAGCAACTATTTTGATGCTCAGTACACTTGGAGGTTTTATCCTCTCGGATGAAATAGTCAAGATATTATTTCAACGCGGTGCCTTTAGCGAAGTGGATGCGGTAAACACCTCTTTTGTCTTGCAAATGTATCTTATCGGTCTTCTTCCTTTTGGTTTAAATAAGCTTTTTTCACTCTGGCTCTATGCTTCACAGCTACAGATAAAAGCCGCTAAAATAGCTTCATACTCATTAATATCAAATATAGTTTTATCACTTGCTTTGATCTCTCCTATGGGAGCGGGCGGGCTTGCTCTTGCAAGCACGATAAGCGGTTTTTTAAGCTTCATACTTACAGTGAAAGTGTTCGGTACAAAACAGTTTTTAGATATAATCACGTCCAAAAAAGCTCTTTACTGGCTTCTTGCAGCTGTGCTTTTTACTTTTTTCTTACTATGGTTCAAGGATTTTATAAATGGTTATATTTGA
- a CDS encoding HIT domain-containing protein: protein MEEILYAPWRSEYVSQKDVQGCVFCHISSHAQDDSDLHVLYRDEHCFMVMNKYPYTPGHFMIIPHLHTDKLEELPSETWLHMSDLAQKSVRLLKEGFKAHGVNIGMNLGESGGAGIAEHIHMHLVPRWSRDTNFITSIASTRVYSTDFEKIYNRIKELLPEYIK, encoded by the coding sequence ATGGAAGAGATACTATACGCTCCATGGAGAAGTGAATATGTCAGTCAAAAAGATGTGCAGGGATGTGTGTTCTGTCATATAAGCTCGCATGCACAAGATGACAGTGACCTGCATGTTCTTTACCGAGACGAACACTGCTTTATGGTCATGAATAAATACCCTTATACTCCGGGGCATTTTATGATCATCCCGCATCTTCATACGGACAAGCTTGAAGAGCTGCCGAGTGAGACTTGGCTGCATATGAGCGATCTGGCGCAAAAAAGCGTGAGACTCTTAAAAGAGGGGTTTAAAGCTCACGGTGTAAATATCGGTATGAACCTGGGCGAGAGCGGCGGGGCAGGGATAGCTGAACATATCCATATGCATCTTGTCCCAAGATGGAGCAGAGATACGAATTTTATTACATCGATCGCAAGTACGAGAGTGTATTCTACAGATTTTGAAAAGATATATAATCGTATTAAAGAGTTGTTACCGGAGTATATTAAATAA